From Cucumis melo cultivar AY chromosome 1, USDA_Cmelo_AY_1.0, whole genome shotgun sequence, a single genomic window includes:
- the LOC103490262 gene encoding uncharacterized protein LOC103490262 — protein sequence MESLINASSAAIVSSSSSFPISSPIRNLPLRSFQVPHASKGNDNESDSQSDSNNIRNLPILSKRHLSLSPLSKDVAMGMVLSAATGRGWTTGSGMEGPPAPAGLEAKSGTENVSTFPWSLFTKSPRRRMLVAFTCNICGQRTTRAINPHAYTDGTVFVQCCGCNAYHKLVDNLNLFHEMKCYINPSFNYGSNGWGDVNFKYLDVEEDGNDDIFPIQ from the exons ATGGAATCTCTGATCAACGCTTCTTCTGCTGCGATcgtttcctcttcttcctcttttcctATATCTTCTCCTATCAGGAACCTTCCTCTTAGATCTTTCCAAGTTCCGCACGCCTCCAAAG GTAACGACAATGAATCTGATTCTCAGTCTGATTCGAACAATATCAGGAACCTTCCAATCCTCAGTAAACGGCATCTCTCCCTTTCTCCTCTTTCCAAG GATGTCGCAATGGGAATGGTGCTTAGTGCAGCCACGGGAAGAGGGTGGACGACAGGGTCTGGCATGGAAGGTCCCCCAGCTCCGGCTGGGCTGGAGGCCAAATCAGGCACAGAGAATGTATCCACTTTCCCATGGTCTCTTTTCACAAAATCTCCTCGGCGAAGAATGCTTGTGGCTTTTACTTGTAACATTTGTGGGCAACGAACAACACGGGCGATTAACCCCCATGCTTATACTGATGGCACTGTATTTGTGCAG TGTTGTGGATGCAACGCATACCACAAGCTCGTGGACAACTTGAACCTATTTCATGAGATGAAATGCTACATCAACCCAAGTTTTAACTATGGGAGTAATGGATGGGGTGATGTGAACTTCAAATATCTGGATGTGGAAGAAGATGGAAACGACGATATTTTCCCAATACAATGA